In Fundulus heteroclitus isolate FHET01 chromosome 18, MU-UCD_Fhet_4.1, whole genome shotgun sequence, a single genomic region encodes these proteins:
- the tbcb gene encoding tubulin-folding cofactor B — MMDGEVMVVSKPFVNIRITSTLSTFENRRKLNRGITIAELKGLLEMNVGVPASCMDLEIFSATNIFLQKIDNDEALFGSYPVDDECRIHVIDRSGGKANELFNDSSVEKFELSDDAYDQRTETLRSFLKKQQLGPYNEEEAAEKKAKLTTRIEQQKAAAEDISVGSRCKVEVPGQPTKLGTVMYVGTTEFKPGYWVGVKYDEPLGKHNGTVQGKQYFECQEKYGAFVKPLSVIVGDFPEEDYGLDEI, encoded by the exons ATGATGGACGGCGAAGTGATGGTGGTTTCCAAACCCTTTGTGAATATTCGCATCACAAGCACCCTCTCCACCTTTGAAAACCGCCGGAAGTTAAACAGAGGAATCACTATAGCAGAACTGAAG GGGCTACTGGAGATGAATGTGGGTGTACCTGCCTCCTGCATGGACTTGGAGATTTTTAGCGCCACCAATATTTTCTTACAGAAAATAGATAACGATGAGGCTTTATTTGGTTCCTACCCTGTGGATGATGAATGCAGAATACAT GTTATTGATAGAAGTGGAGGAAAGGCAAACGAGCTTTTCAACGATTCCAGCGTGGAGAAGTTTGAGCTCTCAGATGATGCCTATGATCAACGGACAG AGACTTTGAGGTCATTCTTAAAGAAGCAGCAGTTGGGACCCTACAACGAGGAAGAAGCTGCTGAGAAGAAAGCTAAGCTCACAACTCGGATAGAGCAACAGAAGGCTGCAGCTGAGGACATTTCTGTCGGCAGTCGCTGTAAAGTGGAGGTCCCTGGTCAGCCGACAAAACTTGGCACGGTTATGTATGTTG GTACAACAGAGTTCAAGCCAGGTTATTGGGTAGGTGTGAAGTACGACGAGCCACTGGGAAAACACAATGGAAC CGTTCAGGGGAAGCAGTACTTTGAGTGTCAGGAAAAATACGGGGCATTTGTGAAGCCGCTGAGCGTGATTGTCGGAGACTTCCCTGAAGAGGATTACGGTTTAGATGAGATATAA